In one Nicotiana tomentosiformis chromosome 6, ASM39032v3, whole genome shotgun sequence genomic region, the following are encoded:
- the LOC104107132 gene encoding ABC transporter G family member 31 isoform X3 → MPRDSKVQVKVLQQQARSKENGIEHIDYMKDIDRLEKERNIRPNSEIDAYMKASSVGGKKHSVSTDYVLKVLGLDICSDTIVGNDMMRGVSGGQRKRVTTGEMIVGPRKTLFMDEISTGLDSSTTYQIVKCIRNFVHLMEGTVLMALLQPAPETFELFDDLVLLSEGYVVYHGPRADVIEFFESLGFRLPPRKGVADFLQEVTSRKDQAQYWADNSRPYEFIPVPAIAEAFRNSRYGQDLKSSLSIPYDRSKGHPSALSATKFAVPRWELFKACFSREWLLMTRHSFLYIFRTCQVAFVGFVTCTMFLKTRIHPTDLVNGNLYLSCLFFALIHMMFNGFSELPLLIFRLPVFYKQRDNLFYPAWAWSFCSWILRLPYSVIEAVVWSCVVYWAVGFAPGAGRFFCYLFALFAVHQMGMGLFRSVASIARDLVISNTIASAALLVTFLLGGFILPKGMIKPWWVWAFWVSPLSYGQRAISVNEFTAARWMEKTTTGNITLGNAVLQSHSLPTSNNWYWLGVGALLLYILFFNIVLTLALTFLNPIRKSQAIVPPEAVGLKSAIDGKSKISESNGDPGQEMTKKKGMILPFQPLTMTFHNVKYFVDMPKEMSSEGIPERKLQLLSNVSGVFSPGVLTALVGSSGAGKTTLMDCLAGRKTAGYIEGDIRISGYPKQQQTFARISGYVEQNDIHSPQVTVYESLLFSSYLRLPKEVNKEQREEFVREVMDLVELDSLKNALVGLPGSSGLSTEQRKRLTIAVELVANPSIIFMDEPTSGLDARAAAIVMRTVRNTVDTGRTVVCTIHQPSIDIFEAFDELLLMKRGGQVIYGGKLGEKSQTMIDYFQSIPGIPPIPSGYNPATWMLEISTPAAEERIGEDFAVIYRNSEQFRGVEASIKHLSVPPENSQPLKFTTTYSQGALSQFRICLWKQNLVYWRSPSYNAVRLFFTTLSALILGSIFWDVGSRRDSTQNLFVVMGALYSSCLFLGVNNASSVQPVVAIERTVFYREKAAGMYSPLPYAVAQGLVEIPYILIQTLLYGVITYFMINFERTPAKFFLYLLFMFLTFSYFTFYGMMAVGLTPTQHLAAVISSAFYSLWNLMSGFLVPAPSIPGWWIWFYYISPVAWTLRGIISSQLGDVEERITGPGFEGTVKEYLEVSLGFEPGWIAWSAVILVGFSLLFFSVFAISVKVLNFQKR, encoded by the exons ATGCCGCGAGATTCCAAGGTGCAAGTCAAGGTTTTGCAG CAACAAGCTAGATCGAAGGAGAATGGAATTGAACATATAG ACTATATGAAAGACATTGATCGTCTAGAGAAGGAAAGGAATATACGTCCAAACTCTGAAATAGACGCGTATATGAAG GCATCTTCTGTTGGTGGTAAGAAGCACAGCGTGTCTACAGACTACGTCTTGAAAGTTCTTGGTCTTGATATATGTTCAGATACAATAGTTGGCAATGACATGATGAGAGGAGTTTCAGGTGGACAAAGGAAGAGAGTTACGACAG GCGAAATGATTGTCGGGCCCAGGAAAACACTTTTCATGGATGAAATATCTACTGGACTTGATAGCTCTACAACGTACCAAATCGTCAAGTGCATAAGAAATTTTGTTCATTTAATGGAAGGAACAGTGTTAATGGCGCTTCTTCAACCTGCACCTGAGACTTTTGAATTGTTTGATGATCTGGTATTACTCTCTGAAGGATATGTCGTGTACCATGGTCCTCGAGCGGATGTTATTGAATTCTTTGAGTCATTAGGATTTCGACTGCCACCTCGTAAGGGTGTCGCAGATTTTCTTCAAGAG GTTACCTCAAGAAAGGATCAGGCACAATACTGGGCTGATAATTCCAGACCATATGAATTCATTCCTGTTCCTGCAATAGCTGAAGCGTTTAGAAATTCCAGATATGGGCAGGATTTAAAATCCTCCCTTTCTATTCCATATGATAGATCCAAAGGCCATCCTTCAGCTCTATCTGCAACAAAGTTTGCTGTTCCCAGATGGGAGCTGTTTAAAGCTTGTTTCTCGAGAGAGTGGCTTCTAATGACTAGGCATAGTTTTCTTTATATCTTCAGAACATGTCAG GTTGCTTTTGTTGGATTTGTAACATGCACAATGTTTCTAAAAACGCGGATACACCCCACAGATTTGGTGAATGGCAACTTGTATCTTTCTTGCTTGTTTTTCGCCTTGATTCATATGATGTTCAATGGATTTTCAGAACTGCCTCTCTTAATATTCCGCCTCCCAGTATTCTACAAGCAAAGAGATAATTTGTTTTATCCTGCATGGGCGTGGTCCTTCTGTAGTTGGATTCTGCGTTTACCTTACTCTGTAATTGAAGCTGTTGTATGGTCTTGTGTGGTATACTGGGCTGTTGGTTTCGCACCTGGTGCTGGGAG GTTTTTCTGCTACTTGTTTGCACTATTTGCAGTACACCAGATGGGAATGGGTCTCTTCCGATCAGTAGCTTCTATTGCACGAGATTTAGTTATCTCAAATACAATTGCGTCAGCTGCACTGCTAGTCACATTTTTATTGGGCGGTTTTATCCTGCCAAAAG GAATGATCAAGCCATGGTGGGTGTGGGCATTTTGGGTTTCACCATTGTCCTACGGACAACGAGCGATTTCAGTTAATGAATTTACTGCCGCACGATGGATGGAG AAGACAACCACCGGAAACATTACTCTTGGGAATGCTGTTCTGCAATCGCATAGCTTACCAACATCCAATAACTGGTATTGGCTGGGAGTAGGTGCTTTATTGCTCTACATTTTGTTTTTCAACATTGTTCTGACTCTAGCCTTGACTTTTCTCAACC CAATAAGAAAATCTCAGGCAATTGTCCCACCAGAAGCCGTTGGTCTAAAATCAGCTATAGATG GAAAGAGTAAGATTTCTGAGTCAAATGGAGACCCTGGACAGGAGATGACTAAAAAAAAGGGGATGATACTCCCATTCCAACCACTGACAATGACTTTCCATAATGTCAAATACTTTGTTGACATGCCAAAG GAAATGAGTTCAGAAGGAATACCTGAAAGGAAGCTGCAACTACTGTCAAATGTTAGCGGAGTATTCTCTCCCGGTGTTCTTACTGCATTGGTTGGTTCGAGCGGAGCAGGAAAAACCACATTGATGGATTGCCTAGCTGGAAGAAAGACTGCTGGATATATAGAGGGTGATATTAGGATATCAGGATACCCGAAACAACAACAGACTTTTGCTAGAATTTCAGGATATGTTGAACAAAATGATATACATTCTCCTCAAGTGACAGTTTATGAATCCCTATTGTTTTCTTCTTATCTGCGTCTTCCCAAAGAAGTGAATAAGGAACAAAGAGAG GAGTTTGTCAGAGAGGTAATGGACTTGGTGGAACTTGACTCTCTAAAGAATGCTTTGGTAGGCTTGCCTGGCAGTTCTGGCTTATCAACAGAACAAAGAAAGCGCTTGACAATTGCAGTAGAACTTGTGGCAAATCCTTCCATAATTTTCATGGATGAACCTACATCTGGGCTTGATGCACGAGCAGCAGCCATTGTAATGCGAACTGTTCGTAATACTGTAGACACTGGCAGAACCGTTGTTTGCACGATCCATCAGCCAAGTATTGACATTTTTGAAGCATTTGACGAG CTTCTTCTTATGAAACGCGGAGGACAAGTGATATACGGGGGAAAGCTTGGGGAGAAGTCGCAAACTATGATTGACTACTTTCAG AGTATTCCTGGGATACCCCCAATTCCTAGTGGTTATAATCCTGCAACCTGGATGCTTGAGATAAGTACGCCAGCTGCTGAAGAGAGAATAGGAGAAGATTTTGCAGTAATATACAGAAATTCTGAGCAGTTCAG GGGGGTGGAAGCCTCAATTAAGCATCTGAGCGTCCCACCTGAGAATTCACAACCTCTAAAGTTCACCACCACGTACAGTCAAGGTGCACTTTCTCAGTTTAGGATCTGTCTGTGGAAGCAAAATCTTGTGTACTGGAGAAGTCCGTCTTACAATGCTGTTAGGTTGTTCTTCACAACATTGAGTGCTCTTATTCTCGGTTCTATATTTTGGGATGTTGGTTCGAGAAG GGACTCAACTCAAAATTTGTTCGTTGTTATGGGCGCACTTTATTCTTCATGCTTGTTCCTGGGAGTCAATAATGCTTCTTCTGTACAGCCGGTAGTTGCTATTGAGAGAACAGTTTTCTACAGGGAGAAAGCTGCTGGAATGTACTCTCCCCTACCATATGCAGTAGCTCAG GGGTTAGTCGAGATTCCATACATCCTCATCCAGACATTACTATATGGAGTCATTACATATTTCATGATCAACTTTGAAAGGACACCTG CCAAATTTTTCCTATATCTACTGTTCATGTTTCTGACATTCAGCTATTTCACCTTTTACGGCATGATGGCTGTTGGTCTTACGCCAACTCAACATTTGGCTGCTGTCATTTCATCTGCATTCTATTCGCTGTGGAACCTCATGTCTGGCTTTCTTGTTCCAGCACCC AGTATCCCTGGATGGTGGATATGGTTCTACTACATCAGCCCAGTGGCATGGACGTTACGAGGCATCATTAGCTCTCAACTTGGAGATGTAGAAGAACGAATTACAGGACCTGGGTTTGAAGGCACTGTCAAAGAGTATCTGGAGGTCAGTCTAGGTTTTGAACCTGGGTGGATTGCGTGGTCAGCTGTCATACTTGTTGGATTTAGCTTGCTCTTCTTCTCTGTCTTTGCAATATCAGTCAAAGTTCTCAACTTCCAAAAAAGATGA